In one window of Falco cherrug isolate bFalChe1 chromosome 10, bFalChe1.pri, whole genome shotgun sequence DNA:
- the NLRP6 gene encoding NACHT, LRR and PYD domains-containing protein 6, whose product MGVRSSRSCVPSGGSPPSTAGELLVQALEDLSELDFKKFRHVLARGDLQGRKPIGWGRLEKAGCVDTTNLMLDFYGEEAALDVAVAVFERIQLRKAATLLRESREKALAPAAVLGPSSPDYQRNYKKAISQAYSRIKDQNARLGDDVSLNTRYLKLVIINKHLDEEEREHEIVAMGQRHAELMKEQANSSIAVGDLFKPDPDGWTPRVVVLLGAAGVGKTMTARKIVLDWASDKVFTEFDYVFYIHCREGNLLTSQASMADLITWCYPGSSPPLSKMLEQPEKLLFVIDGFDELRFSFDRPQTELSSQLWEPKPVEITLSSLFRRRLLPESSLLITTRPAALQRLGRFLDCERYAEILGFSEAERKDYFYRFFGNEEQAAAAFQLVRGNEVLFTMCLVPIVCWIVCTVMKQQLRCTGGLIQSPRTTTGIYILYLSALMQSLSGQLKKGMPRLLRRLCCLAASGIWKQKVFFEEKEVQGYMLDQREALPLLLNEHLFQKDISCVSTYSFIHLSFQEFFAALFYLLEDEGEAVEAPTGPTRDVKELLESYGNSRNYFMLTVRFLFGLLNEERRRELEEKTGCKIAPRITQELLAWLQNSQKTALALLMQKTAVIRELEVCHCLYELQDEQFVAAALDPFTGVYLRGLNLKRFDQVVLSFSIKNFPKLESLDLGHCSFLWDDPEDCGGPQPAKQACWEKQQEEGKQSPIHLLCQALEKSDCKLKKLRFDQCQLTGACCAALASVLSTKPTLVELDLAGNKDLQDGGVQLLCRGLRRGACQLRMLRLGCCNLTATGCKDLAAVLGTMPSLVELDLSDNPLGDGGVQELCRALAGPNCSMQRLWLWRCQLTKTSCGALAMMLPTSPSLTELHLSDNELGDEGVRRLSEGLRDPGCRLQRLRLWRCRLTEASCRALATMLPASPSLMELQLGDNELGDEGVRRLSEGLRDPGCRLQRLSLWQCQLTDACCGDLGAVLSTSQSLEQLDLSENDLGDGSVQLLCEVLRHPTCCLRMLWLKKSGLNEELSQTLAALKAVKPNLSVHM is encoded by the exons ATGGGGGTgcgcagcagcaggagctgcgtCCCAAGTGGGGGCAGCCCCCCGAGcactgctggggagctgctggtcCAGGCCCTGGAAGACCTCTCAgagctggattttaaaaaatttcgGCATGTGCTGGCCCGTGGAGACCTGCAGGGCAGGAAACCCATTGGCTGGGGGCGGCTGGAGAAGGCTGGCTGCGTGGATACCACGAACCTCATGTTGGATTTCTACGGTGAGGAGGCCGCCCTGGATGTGGCTGTAGCCGTCTTTGAGCGCATCCAGCTCCGCAAGGCTGCCACCCTGCTCcgggaaagcagagagaaag CCCTGGCGCCCGCTGCTGTACTGGGACCATCGTCACCAG ATTACCAGAGGAATTACAAAAAAGCCATAAGCCAGGCATACAGCCGCATAAAGGACCAAAACGCCCGGCTGGGTGATGACGTGAGCCTGAACACCAGGTACTTGAAGCTGGTAATCATCAACAAGCACCTTGATGAAGAGGAACGGGAGCATGAGATTGTGGCCATGGGACAGAGGCATGCGGAGCTCATGAAGGAGCAAGCCAACTCCTCCATCGCTGTTGGTGACCTCTTCAAGCCCGACCCTGATGGCTGGACCCCCAGGGTGGTTGTGCTCCTGGGAGCTGCGGGTGTGGGCAAGACAATGACGGCCAGGAAGATTGTGCTGGATTGGGCATCTGACAAGGTGTTCACAGAGTTTGACTATGTCTTCTACATCCACTGCCGGGAGGGTAACCTCCTCACCAGCCAGGCCAGCATGGCCGACCTCATCACCTGGTGCTACCCTGGCAGCTCTCCACCACTCTCTAAGATGCTGGAGCAGCCAGAGAAGCTCCTGTTCGTGATTGATGGCTTTGATGAGCTCCGCTTCTCCTTCGACCGGCCCCAGACTGAGCTGTCCTCTCAGCTCTGGGAGCCAAAGCCGGTGGAAATCACCCTGAGCAGCCTCTTCCGCAGGAGGCTCCTGCCCGAGAGCTCCCTGCTCATCACCACGAGGCCGGCCGCCCTGCAGAGACTGGGCAGGTTCCTGGACTGTGAGCGCTACGCTGAAATCCTGGGGTTTTCGgaggcagagaggaaggatTATTTCTACAGGTTTTTTGGAAATGAGGAGCAGGCGGCTGCTGCCTTCCAGTTAGTCAGAGGGAATGAGGTGCTCTTCACCATGTGCCTGGTGCCCATTGTGTGCTGGATCGTCTGCACCGTcatgaagcagcagctcagatgCACCGGGGGTCTCATCCAAAGCCCCAGGACCACGACGGGGATCTACATCCTCTACCTTTCTGCCTTGATGCAGTCTCTGAGCGGCCAGCTAAAGAAAGGCATgcccaggctgctcaggaggctgtgctgcctggcgGCCAGTGGCATCTGGAAGCAGAAGGTCTTCTTCGAGGAGAAGGAGGTGCAGGGGTACATGCTGGACCAGCGAGAAGCTCTCCCGCTCCTCCTCAATGAGCACCTCTTCCAGAAGGACATCTCCTGCGTCAGCACCTACAGCTTCATCCACCTCAGCTTCCAGGAGTTTTTTGCAGCCCTCTTCTACCTGCTGGAAGATGAAGGGGAGGCAGTGGAAGCCCCCACCGGTCCTACCAGGGATgtgaaggagctgctggagagttATGGCAACTCCAGGAACTACTTCATGCTAACTGTGCGGTTCCTCTTCGGGCTCTTAAATGAGGAACgcaggagggagctggaggagaagacTGGGTGTAAAATTGCCCCCAGGATTACACAGGAATTACTGGCATGGCTTCAAAACAGCCAGAAAACAGCCCTGGCTCTTCTGATGCAGAAGACGGCGGTGATCCGCGAGCTGGAGGTCTGCCACTGTCTGTATGAGCTCCAGGATGAGCAGTTTGTGGCAGCCGCCTTGGATCCTTTCACGGGGGTGTACCTGCGAGGGCTCAACCTCAAGCGCTTCGACCAGGTCGTCCTTTCCTTCAGCATAAAAAACTTCCCCAAGCTGGAGTCGCTTGACCTGGGGCACTGCTCCTTCCTGTGGGATGACCCCGAGGACTGCGGTGGCCCGCAGCCAGCCAAGCAGGCATGCTG ggaaaaacaGCAAGAGGAGGGGAAGCAGTCACCCATTCACCTGCTTTGCCAAGCCTTGGAAAAGTCAGACTGTAAATTAAAGAAGTTAAG GTTTGATCAGTGTCAGCTCACAGGCGCCTGCTGCGCCGCTCTGGCCTCCGTTCTCAGCACCAAGCCCACGCTGGTGGAGCTGGACCTGGCTGGCAACAAGGACCTGCAGGACGGTggtgtgcagctgctgtgccgGGGGCTGAGGCGCGGCGCCTGCCAGCTGCGGATGCTGCG GTTGGGCTGCTGCAACCTTACGGCCACCGGCTGCAAGGacctggctgctgtgctgggcaccaTGCCCAGCCTGGTGGAGCTGGACCTGAGTGACAATCCCTTGGGGGATGGCGGCgtgcaggagctgtgcagggcaCTAGCAGGACCCAACTGCAGCATGCAAAGGCTCTG GCTGTGGCGGTGCCAGCTGACCAAGACAAGCTGCGGGGCTCTGGCCATGatgctccccaccagccccagcctgaCGGAGCTGCACCTGAGTGACAATGAGCTGGGAGACGAGGGCGTGCGGCGGCTGAGTGAGGGGCTGCGGGATCCAGGCTGCCGGCTGCAGAGACTGAG GCTGTGGCGGTGCCGGCTGACAGAGGCAAGCTGCAGGGCTCTGGCCACGATGCTccccgccagccccagcctgatggagctgcagctgggggacaACGAGCTGGGGGACGAGGGTGTGCGGCGGCTGAGTGAGGGGCTGCGGGATCCAGGCTGCCGGCTGCAGAGACTGAG cctgtggCAGTGCCAACTCACCGATGCCTGCTGTGGGGACCTCggtgctgtgctcagcaccagccagagcctggagcagctggacCTGAGCGAGAATGACCTGGGAGATGGCAGCGTGCAGCTGCTGTGCGAGGTGCTCAGGCACCCTACCTGCTGCTTGCGGATGCTGTG GCTCAAGAAATCAGGATTAAATGAAGAGCTGTCACAGACACTGGCTGCGCTCAAGGCAGTAAAACCCAACCTGTCTGTGCACATGTGA